TTTGTGTGGCATGCTGCTATGTCATGGTATTTAAACACATTCATTTGTACATTTAAAAATCATCTAAAAAAGGGAATAAGAAGCAATCACAAGAAGGATCATCAAAGCATAATTCAATTTCTAGAAAGACAAAAGAATTAGATCCATAATACATGCATATAGAACATCTACATATGGTGAATGTTGTTTTTGACATCTCATTGTTATTAATGCAACTTGCTAAGTGACTTGATTTATAAAAACACactcatctatcaactcaacaatCTCTTAAATGGTATCCCTAGACACCAGCTTAATAGACTCAGCGACTAAGAAGGCAAAGGCAAACAAGTTTCACTAAAGCATATTCTATTAATTCACTTCCACACATCCCAAATTCTCGTCAAGTTGAATCTAGCATTATTTGAGATCAACTTAATGACCCTCAAAATTGAACTACATGAAATTTTCTATACATAGATCGAAGACATTCATCAAAATGAGAGTATTCATTTTTAGACAATAACAAATAATTTTATCATGATATCTAACATTATTTCTCAATCTCAATTGATACTACAACTAAATTACTCTAATTGATGAATAGATATCACATTATTATAATAAATTTTCTCTTTATTTCTATTCATACAAgaatcaaaacaattttttttttatgatcatATGCATTATTTCTCATTTTATTCCCCTTTATGATGGATCTTAATGATTGGCCATGGAAGAAGAAAGGAACTTTCATCTATTTGGGCCTGGTCAACCAAATTACTTTTCAAATTGTTCCTTGAAGGCCAATTCGTCTGTTTTTGCTTTCTTCACCTGCAATCTATGACTTTGAACACCACTTGAAAGTTTTAAAAAGCCAGCGCGTATAATCAGAGTACTAGTCTTCTTTCCGCGTCAGAATTTACTCGAAGTTTGGACCCGGTGCACGGCGCTTGCATAGATTATTTATAACCTCGGAAGTAAGGAATTCCCTAATAGCGGAAGAAAAAGGAAACTGAAATAGCTTGGAAAGGTTATCCAGTGTCTCCATGGCTGAATCAAAGCGAGTGGTGGTGGTGGGAGGTGGAATTGCAGGTGCACATGTCGTTAGATCTCTGCAATTTCACGCAAATGTCACTCTTATTGATCCGTATGTGAATTCCTCCTAAAcccaatacatttttttttaaagtttgtttaTAGTCAATAAATATGATCATATATGAATTCTTGAGCAGACCTATGCCAAAATTTCTCAGTTCTGTTTGTTTATAGTCTATTAATATGATCATATGTGGACCGTTAACAGGAAGGAGTATTTTGAAATACCATGGGCTATGCTGAGATGTATGGTGGAACCGAAATTTGCAGAGAGGTCTCTGTGTAATCACAATGATTATTTAGCAAATGCCCGGCTGATTATCAGTAGTGCTGCGAGTGCTACTGATACAGATGTTGTCACAGAATCAGGAGAACGCGTTCCCTATGATTATCTGGTGATTGCTACAGGGAGTACATTTAATGGGTCCATCTCCAAACAAGACAGGATTAAACAGTTTGAGTCAGGTTAGCACAAATCATTTGTGAAATTAAACAGAATTAGATTTTATCTGCCGTCTAGGAGAAAAATAGATAATGGTGTTCATATAGAATAAATTTCAGTTCACTAGTTTAGGTTTTTTTCTTTTGGGGTTTCCTTTTTGTATAGTGCCTTTGGGATCTTTTGCCTGTCAAGTCAAGTGAAGCAACAAGATAAATTTTCTGACAAGCTTTAAAAGTCCATGAGCACAGTGGCCCAGCAAGGGCTTGAATTTAGAAGGGTGAAGGGTTCAAACTCACAAACTCAATGGTCCAGCAAAGGTTTGAATCTAGAAGGATGAATGATTTAAACCCACAAATTCTATAATAGACCTTGGACCTTAGTGACAAAGTTAGCAACACCACGATTTAACCATCATATTATGTCATGAACATATCATTTACTTTAATTACCTATACACTTTAATAGCATAATAATTTAAACTAATAACCAAAACTAAAACAGCACCAAGAATGGTGCCCAAATATATTGATGATCTACAGCATAATAAATCTGATGGTATGCAACCTTACTCTCATACATTATAGGTGCTAAGGATATGTACAATATATAACAACACCTACTAATGACATTATGTCACAGGTACATAGTAGCAAAGAGCAtagaattttgcatgaaattatgcTCACCCCCTTGCCCAATCAAAAAATTTTGAACTTTTTGGTTTGTTCATTCTTCCGTGTCTATAGGAACTTCTCTCTTTGATTGCATTTTCTACCTTATCCATGGTTTTGTTAGAAATGGAGATCCAAACTAATATAATTCACCATTTTCTTGAATGGCTTCAGATTATGACAAAATCAGCAGCGCCCGGACAGTTCTGATTATTGGAGGTGGACCAACTGGGGTTGAGCTAGCTGCAGAAATCAAGGTAGATTTCCCTGAGAAGAAGGTAGTTCTCATACATAAGGGTTCCAGACTCATTGATTTTCTTGGCCCAAAAGCTTCGCAGAAGACCTTGGATTGGTTAGTTTCCAAAAAGGTTGAGGTCCACCTGAACGAATACATTGATTTGGAAAGCCTCTCAGAGTCAACCACTACCTATACCACACAAAATGGGATGAATATATATGCAGATTGCCATTTCGTGTGTGTTGGAAGGCATGTTGCTTCATCCTGGCTTCAGAATTCTGTTTTCAAAGAATATGTTGATAAGCAAGGTCACATGAAAGTAGACGAATCTCTGCGTTTAAGAGGGAAAACTAATGTCTTTGCGGTTGGAGATATTACAGACATTAAGGTGGGCTGAAAGTTGCAATCATTGCTATCCTAGGACATAGAGGCTCTTTCTGTATGCATCCACGTTTTCTTTAAATCCCTTGACCAATATAAGTTTAATTCTAACTGAAATTATTTATAAACATATTCAGATCGATCTCTATATTGACTAGAGTATGGCTTTGATAAAACAGGAAATCAAGCAAGGTTTCTTGGCTGAGAAGCAAGCAAAAGTTGTGGTTAGCAATATTCAGATTTCACTTCACGGCTCCAACCGCAAGTTGAAAGCGTATAAAGCTGCCTCACCAATAGCAATTGTCTCTCTTGGAAGAAATGCTGGAGTTGCTCAGCTGCCGTTTGGTACTTTCATCGGTTGCCTTCCAGGCAGGATAAAGTCCAGAGACTTGTTTGTTGGAAAAACTCGTAAGGGATTAGGGATAGAGCCATAGACACACTATCAAAATTTTCCTGAGATTTCATCTGTGTCCTTGTATTTTTGCAGTCAGAGTCTAGTTTTTCCGTTATTAAATTGTGGGCTGAAGCTTTCAGTGTCTCATAGGCTGGAGCAAATCTGTGAGTTTGATTCAGCTTAGACTTTATAATTGATCTGTATAAATATTACTATATCAGGTGTACAAGTCACTTCTTAAATTGTTAGGTGGTTTTGCCTATTCTAGCCTTTGGGTTCTCTGTATTCAAGAGTTCAAAGCTGTAACGTCTTTGTTGCTTACACATGATCCTTGTCATGGAGTAAAGTGCTATTCTTATTATATGATAATTCAGAAGCATTGCATGTCTCAAAGGTTGTTTGTAGCAGGGTGAATCTATAAAGTATTACATCATGAAAATAACTAGAGTTTCTGAATATAATTGTTTCTCTTGTTTGATAGGAAAGGAAGCAACAGAACAATAAGACTCATTTGGGTCTTGAATGATTTGATTGTCTTTTTAAAATCCTGAAACTAGAGTCTAAGAAGTTTATTACGTGTTTGTCAGTATTTATGTGACACCTAGTCTTGGCTTGTTCCCATTAATAATGATTCTCTCCAGCTCTTCATTGTAACTGCATGTCTGTTTTGGGCTTCATGTAATTGTCTTTGATGTCTAGAGTAAAATATGGTACCATTCTGTCACAAATGTTATAGATTACTAAGACTCTACAAAACTCCCTTAACATTGATAATTATCTTTTATTATTTGATTTCATTCATGTCTATGTATTTGATTATAGTTGTCTAATGTAATATGCTATCAATTCTAATAAGCTTGTAGCTTGTCAGAAAGAAATACATGAACCAAAACCTCCTTTAAGATCCAAAATCAGGGGACTGAGTGTTAGATCTGTGAGAAGATGATTTACATTTGAGCCAGAGGCTAGAGGAGATCTTGCATAAAAGCTAGAAAGCTACGGCTGTGATCGTTCAAGTGTTAATACATCTGAAGCAAAGGAGATAGAAGATAGATGCCAAGCATATCTATGACAAAACATACTTATAATAGGACTACCTATGCTTTCAACATGATTGTTTTGAGTTTATTCTGCAATGCCATTTGCTTAATTCTTCTGAAGACGGTAACTGGTTTGTTAACTAATATAATGGAAGATTTCCAATGCAtgatttatgtaatattatttatcaACTCTTAAGTTTATTGATCAAACTGTTCAAAAAACCAAAAAGTTTATTAATCAAACCTTGACTTTTGCACTTATTTCCATAAAAAATCCACTGTtaaaattttcattgattcaatttcaAGTTGATCAAGATCCAAGTCTGCTTGTGCACCCAGAAATAGATGTGAAATTGAAAGGAACATTTAAGATCTTCAATCTCCTGCACCAACATGCGGGTTGGTAATGCCCGATAATATTTTGAGAACACGAACAAGGTCAACATATTCTTAGATAACAGCTTCATTGACTACAGTGTGGCAGAAATTGTCATGAATGTTTAGTTTATGGATGACTTGAATCTTAGCCAAGGCACTTATAACTTTCCACATCCAGGTTGGTTTATTTAGAAGGTTGTATTTTATAAGGATTAGGTGGAACTGACATCACATTTAACTGACAAAATTTATTGTCTAAAATTAATTAGTTGCATGCTTTTGGGAAAATCCAAGTTTAGTACAGGTTGCCTATGAGTGACCCTTGTTGAATGGTTAGTTTTAGTTCCCATCTTAACCTAACTACATAACTCCCATTCATGGCATACAAGGGCTCATTTATAGAGCTACTTTGTGCAATCCTCACACCTGCTGTTTATTGTTTTCTAGACTGATGATGGATCATAGGATGTAATTTAAAATGTTGATGGAAAATTACAGTATTTTTCTAGAAGTTCTTCAAATAAATCTTATGGACTGTGAACGCTTGATGCTTATCATGATTAACCATGCTTAGTAATCTTATTGTGAGTTCTGGCATCTTTTTGTGCAATAATGTGGTTGATGAACATAATTTTCAGAAGACTCTAAGAGAAATTACTTTCTGGATATATGTGATGTTGTTGTATGAAGTAACGGAATGTGACCTATCCCGAGTTTTGCTTTTTGTGGAATTGCTTGTGTTCTTTTAAAAAACTGTGAGAAATCTTTTGGCATGCTGCTATAAACATGCTAAATCTAAAGATTATGGGTATACGGGTACCTTATGGAAATGCCAATATCCAGAGATTAGATGCACTCAAATCTTGAAATGTAGCAGCTGCATTTCTAAAAGTTCGTGGGACTTAATCAAAGCATTCTTGTCAAGGCTAGAGAAACAAATTCAAGAAATGGCATTGATGCTATTGATTAATTTAATAAGAGAGTTGTGGCCTAATATGTTTGTCTCCTTCCcttgataaaaaaataattttaaagattGAACGAATGAAGCTATTAGTGTTTTCAACCGAAATTTCAATCCAAACATAAGAAGACTGCAGCCATATCATCACTAAGGTAATGGGTATGTTAAAAATCTACTTGAgcatgaaatttgaaatttgtcataaaaatgaaaagaaatgacaATACAGTTACAATATCAAGGACTGATAAAAGTTGTGTTTAGATAAACATATTGATTACAAAGCATGCCATTTTCAATGAACATTTTGTTGTCAACTTATTGATGGGAAAAACTAATGAATCCAATATGATGATATCAAAAGTAGAGATAATAGAACCATAAATAAATATTATCTAATCACCATTAACTCTTAAATAACAAAAGATGCTCTGCAACTGCTTTCCTCCTTTCCctctattttttttgaattttgcccATGGAATTTGCCATGGAATTTGCCATGGAGGGGGGCCCTGCCCCACCTGATCCCAAGGCTTGTCCCGTGGTGCCTTCAGACAGCCCTACCTCGGTCCCTATTGAGTCTTTGGTTGATGTTCAACTTGCCTCTTCGTCTTCTAAAAAAGTGGAGGTGAGTGCTTCCCAGTGCAATGTGCTGGCTACAGAGAACAATGATGCCCCCCTTGTGGGTATTGGGAATATGGAGCATGCGCTTCCAAAAAAAGTCTGCATCCCAAGGGTTGGAAATTTGTGCTCGTGGGTGGTAATTTTGCTCAGGCTCCCCCTAAAATACCCCCTGCTTACTTGCACTGAGAGGATGGTACAACCATTGTGCTACCGGATTATGTGATGGAACGTATTGTGTCTTTTATGAATCTTACTTTGGTTGGTAAGTTTTCTTCCTTTCGACCTTCCATTGAAATGGTTCGTAGTTGGGTTGCCATTAAGTGGAAGCTTAAAGGGAGTGTCGTGGTTAATGCAATGCCAGGTGGTCTCTTCCTTCTTAAATTTACTACAGAGGTTGACCTTATCATTGTTCTCTCTGCGAGACCAAGGTCCTATGGCAAGCATCATTTGTCCATGTGTAGATGGAAACCTGGATTCGACCCTTTAGCTGATCTTTACAAGACAACTCCTATTTGGGTGCACCTCTTAGGCCCCCTGCTGGAATTTTGGGATGAACAGATCTTCAGGTGGATAGGTAACTCC
The nucleotide sequence above comes from Cryptomeria japonica chromosome 11, Sugi_1.0, whole genome shotgun sequence. Encoded proteins:
- the LOC131041192 gene encoding uncharacterized protein LOC131041192, coding for MAESKRVVVVGGGIAGAHVVRSLQFHANVTLIDPKEYFEIPWAMLRCMVEPKFAERSLCNHNDYLANARLIISSAASATDTDVVTESGERVPYDYLVIATGSTFNGSISKQDRIKQFESDYDKISSARTVLIIGGGPTGVELAAEIKVDFPEKKVVLIHKGSRLIDFLGPKASQKTLDWLVSKKVEVHLNEYIDLESLSESTTTYTTQNGMNIYADCHFVCVGRHVASSWLQNSVFKEYVDKQGHMKVDESLRLRGKTNVFAVGDITDIKEIKQGFLAEKQAKVVVSNIQISLHGSNRKLKAYKAASPIAIVSLGRNAGVAQLPFGTFIGCLPGRIKSRDLFVGKTRKGLGIEP